A region of Streptomyces sp. WMMC500 DNA encodes the following proteins:
- a CDS encoding carbohydrate ABC transporter permease, which produces MSHSANRPAARPAGRRLSLLPRRPHRRERRSASARTRRRVLLWVQVAIIAVICVAWIYPLLWVVSVSFKDQAEVFSGGLSLIPDRWSLDSYERAWDVGGFSDYLLNSFLVTAGTVVLVVARCAMAGYVIARYNFPGKRIFVVLLVATLFVPVGLTVIPVTELSDSLGLLNSRWGLILALSGTGQVAGVLLYAGYFRSVPRELEEAAMLDGAGFVRTFTKVMLPIARPVTATVAVMTFLFAWSNFFLPLVFTLSRPELRTLSVGMLAFRSENSIDWPGLAAAGTISLLPVVIVFILLQRHFIDGVAGAVKS; this is translated from the coding sequence ATGAGCCACTCCGCGAACCGTCCGGCGGCGCGCCCGGCCGGCCGCCGCCTCAGCCTCCTCCCCCGCCGCCCTCACCGCCGCGAGCGCCGGAGCGCGTCCGCCCGGACCCGCCGCCGCGTCCTGCTCTGGGTACAGGTCGCGATCATCGCCGTGATCTGCGTGGCCTGGATCTACCCGCTGCTCTGGGTGGTCTCGGTGTCCTTCAAGGACCAGGCCGAGGTGTTCTCCGGAGGGCTCTCCCTGATCCCCGACCGCTGGAGCCTGGACAGCTACGAACGGGCGTGGGACGTCGGCGGGTTCTCCGACTACCTGCTCAACAGCTTCCTCGTCACCGCGGGAACGGTGGTCCTCGTGGTGGCGCGCTGCGCCATGGCGGGCTACGTGATCGCACGGTACAACTTCCCCGGCAAGCGCATCTTCGTCGTCCTGCTGGTCGCCACCCTCTTCGTGCCGGTGGGCCTGACGGTCATCCCCGTCACCGAACTCAGCGACTCCCTGGGACTGCTCAACTCCCGGTGGGGGCTGATCCTCGCCCTCAGCGGCACCGGCCAGGTGGCCGGCGTGCTGCTGTACGCGGGCTACTTCAGGTCCGTGCCCCGCGAGCTGGAGGAGGCCGCCATGCTCGACGGCGCCGGATTCGTGCGCACGTTCACCAAGGTCATGCTGCCCATCGCGCGCCCGGTCACCGCCACTGTGGCGGTCATGACCTTCCTGTTCGCGTGGAGCAACTTCTTCCTGCCGCTGGTCTTCACCCTCAGCCGTCCCGAGCTGCGCACCCTCTCGGTCGGCATGCTGGCGTTCCGCAGCGAGAACTCCATCGACTGGCCGGGACTCGCCGCGGCGGGCACCATCTCCCTGCTCCCCGTCGTGATCGTCTTCATCCTGCTGCAGCGGCACTTCATCGACGGCGTCGCGGGGGCGGTGAAGTCGTGA
- a CDS encoding sugar ABC transporter permease yields MSLTKPARTPRATTTRAPRRPDPHGDHSVGTRIRRNKWVYAFLLPTIVLYGMYTLWPIAASVWYSLLDWDGLTADGEFVGGANYAEAFSDPFFWNALWITLLFMLVSVPVRVGLALGAALVLNNPKLPFARLFRTALFLPVVTTTAIVGIVLGFVLDPVGGPVNHVLLSLGIVDTPVNFLGDAGLAPWTAMGVHVWKWFGITLVYWLAALQTVPRELLEAAEVDGAGPWQRFRHVTLPVLKPFLVIITLLSAVETLQVFDLVLTLTNGGPFFSTEVVEVYIYRLAYASTTPRLGYASAVAVLFGAVTVVLAAVQVLGVRLARRNGRKEA; encoded by the coding sequence GTGAGCCTCACCAAGCCGGCGCGCACGCCGCGCGCCACCACCACCCGGGCGCCTCGGCGGCCGGACCCGCACGGCGACCATTCCGTCGGCACGCGCATCCGGCGCAACAAGTGGGTCTACGCATTCCTGCTCCCCACGATCGTGCTGTACGGGATGTACACGCTCTGGCCGATCGCCGCCAGCGTCTGGTATTCGCTGCTGGACTGGGACGGGCTGACCGCTGACGGCGAGTTCGTGGGCGGCGCCAACTACGCCGAGGCGTTCTCCGACCCGTTCTTCTGGAACGCCCTGTGGATCACCCTGCTGTTCATGCTGGTGTCGGTACCGGTGCGGGTCGGCCTCGCGCTCGGCGCTGCCCTCGTACTGAACAACCCCAAGCTGCCGTTCGCCAGGCTCTTCCGCACCGCGCTGTTCCTGCCGGTGGTGACGACCACCGCCATCGTCGGCATCGTGCTCGGCTTCGTGCTGGACCCCGTCGGCGGCCCGGTCAACCACGTGCTGCTGTCGCTGGGCATCGTCGACACCCCGGTGAACTTCCTCGGCGACGCCGGCCTCGCGCCGTGGACGGCGATGGGCGTGCACGTCTGGAAGTGGTTCGGCATCACCCTGGTCTACTGGCTCGCCGCCCTGCAGACCGTGCCCAGAGAACTGCTGGAGGCCGCGGAGGTCGACGGCGCGGGGCCGTGGCAGCGCTTCCGCCACGTCACGCTGCCGGTGCTGAAGCCCTTCCTCGTCATCATCACGCTGCTGAGCGCGGTGGAGACGCTCCAGGTCTTCGACCTGGTGCTCACCCTGACCAACGGCGGCCCGTTCTTCTCCACCGAGGTCGTCGAGGTCTACATCTACCGGCTCGCCTACGCCTCCACCACGCCGCGGCTCGGCTACGCCTCCGCCGTCGCGGTGCTCTTCGGCGCGGTCACCGTGGTCCTGGCGGCGGTGCAGGTGCTCGGTGTCCGGCTGGCCCGCCGCAACGGGAGGAAGGAAGCATGA